The genomic segment ACCTTCTAGCCCAGATTTTAAATGTGAAACTAGACGATTAGAGGTAAAATCTTTCATTTCTGATGATTGCTGAGTCAGTTTTTGAGATAATTCTATGTTTTCATTCGATATTTCCGCTTTTTTCGCTGATAAAATAGCAAGTATAGCTGTACGTTCTTGTTCTTTCATCGCCGCAGAAAATTGATTATCCAACCAGTCGGTGTCTAAGTAAGGATTATTTGTCATTGCTTCCCACATCCTATTTCCCCCAATTCGTTTGAACTTTTGCTAACATATCGTTGAAACCAGCGGCACCTTCTTTATCCGTTTCCTGAATTTTTTGAGAGATACTCATCAAAGTTTCGGAAAATTGCTCAAGGTTCATTTGAAATTTTGATGCCGCTCTATTTGTATCATCTTCTAGACTCTCATCCCAAAAATTATTCATCTGAAAGTCAGAAAGGAGCATTTCAATTTCGTAAAACTCTAAATAATGTGCAATATTGAAAGCAGATTCTCTCCCTGTAGAAATAGAGTTTTGAACTTTTTCTTTTGAAGTTGAAAGGGTACTTTTGATTTTTGTGACATAATCTTCTGCGGAGAGAACTGCATCTTGAGCTACCGTTTGTAAAAGCTCGGCTCGCAAGACTACTTTTTGACTACTACTAGCACTTTGAATTTGACTTTGAAGTTTGGGAATAGCTTGCTCGTCCCATTTTTTAGCTTCTTTCTTAGCCTTTTTTACGATTTCTTTGTAAGAATTATCAAATTCATCATAAATTTCCTTAGCTTGAGCAGCTGTCATACCTAGCGCCATTAATCCAGTCACACCTCCAGAAAGTGCCGTTAATAGAAGTGTTGTGGGAACACTTACAGCCACTAGGCCTTTAAGTTTACTCAATGTTGTATCAATAAGCGAGGCAAGATTATGACCTGCAACTAACATTTCGGGATGAAAGCTGGCTGAAGCAACTAGAGGGAACCCATTTGCACCCATCTGAAATTCTCCAAAATCATGAGCACTTGATTTATCAAATGTGGTCGTAAAATTAAGCGGAACGATAATGTTGACATGACCAAACTGTTCTTTCAGAGGAGCTGTCCGATTGAGCATACTCACTATGTCCAGCGGATTAACATAGTAGGTTGTTTTATCGCCCAATGCCCTAATCTGTTGGTCAGAAAGTCCCATATTTTTTAAACTTTGTGTGACATCTGGTCCATCAAAGAGAACGATGTTTCCTAAGCGGTTAATTGCGCTTGGGTCATCTTTAATCAGCTGGGCAGCTCCTTGTGCTGAAACCATTGTTCCAAGTGAATGACCTGTGATATTCAATTTGACATTTGGAGCTTGCGCGGATAATTCTGCAATTTTTTCTTTCATTGCAGTTGTTGCGAGTTTAGCTTGAGGAATATGAGCATTATTTAAAGCAAAATTTCCATCATTGTATACCCAGTCGTTAAGATTTTCGACACTTATGGCATCACTACCACGGATGGCAAGATAGGCTTTCTTAGTTTCTTGATTTACAGTTGACGTATCAGTCAGGAAATAAGCATTGAACCCAGCTTTTTCATCCG from the Lactococcus allomyrinae genome contains:
- a CDS encoding lipase family protein, with the protein product MSNLENFNNIYADLAESAYTGNRPNNFPPKSNKDTSQYFNFSKSKTTNIGTKEKPVYQTTQGGEKLPNNGIVYLQPDPTVHTVDVKTSLSIPNPNGGYHTESYTTSTYQKGLLTDEKAGFNAYFLTDTSTVNQETKKAYLAIRGSDAISVENLNDWVYNDGNFALNNAHIPQAKLATTAMKEKIAELSAQAPNVKLNITGHSLGTMVSAQGAAQLIKDDPSAINRLGNIVLFDGPDVTQSLKNMGLSDQQIRALGDKTTYYVNPLDIVSMLNRTAPLKEQFGHVNIIVPLNFTTTFDKSSAHDFGEFQMGANGFPLVASASFHPEMLVAGHNLASLIDTTLSKLKGLVAVSVPTTLLLTALSGGVTGLMALGMTAAQAKEIYDEFDNSYKEIVKKAKKEAKKWDEQAIPKLQSQIQSASSSQKVVLRAELLQTVAQDAVLSAEDYVTKIKSTLSTSKEKVQNSISTGRESAFNIAHYLEFYEIEMLLSDFQMNNFWDESLEDDTNRAASKFQMNLEQFSETLMSISQKIQETDKEGAAGFNDMLAKVQTNWGK